Proteins co-encoded in one Christiangramia fulva genomic window:
- a CDS encoding Gmad2 immunoglobulin-like domain-containing protein, with protein sequence MRSLVFIICLFLLIGCKNSTQEEGSSARMKDVDVQNVGGKVPDWVTYFNEKWRFSLKYPVNYEILESEIAGAPVINIYPVSNLDKGPYGIHGAAKNAYLAILPMGLGVDAPTGKRKNLQELDKEYFPGLPLNKKESIAYLLENGEAWAFFLRFEKKAADNWGENAGIFVHFRVNDLQKACIDKNGNKVSMDNCSPPGEGRVVLKGNIEKGPKEKLMKILDSFRIRYKDSSKMANRIKVEKPSPESEVSSPIKIKGKARGNWFFEGSAPVELVDQEGNELARTNIRALDEWMTEDFVDFSGTLKFEPPEVESGYLVFFRANPSDIAEKEETLRVPVKFPQK encoded by the coding sequence ATGCGAAGCCTGGTTTTCATCATCTGTCTATTTCTTTTAATTGGTTGTAAAAATTCTACACAGGAAGAAGGTTCTTCAGCCCGAATGAAGGATGTTGATGTTCAGAATGTTGGAGGCAAGGTTCCCGATTGGGTAACCTATTTCAATGAAAAGTGGAGATTTTCTTTGAAATATCCCGTGAATTATGAGATTCTTGAATCTGAAATCGCCGGGGCTCCGGTGATCAACATCTATCCTGTTTCCAATTTAGATAAAGGTCCTTACGGAATCCATGGGGCAGCCAAAAATGCTTACCTGGCAATTTTACCGATGGGGCTTGGCGTAGATGCGCCGACCGGGAAACGTAAAAACTTACAGGAGCTTGATAAAGAGTATTTTCCCGGTCTTCCACTTAATAAAAAGGAAAGTATTGCTTATCTTCTGGAAAATGGAGAAGCCTGGGCTTTTTTCCTCCGTTTTGAAAAGAAAGCCGCTGATAACTGGGGTGAAAATGCTGGAATTTTTGTGCATTTCAGAGTAAATGACCTGCAAAAGGCCTGCATTGATAAAAACGGAAATAAAGTAAGTATGGATAACTGTTCCCCGCCAGGGGAGGGACGCGTGGTTCTTAAGGGTAATATCGAAAAGGGACCGAAAGAAAAATTAATGAAGATCCTGGACAGTTTTCGGATTAGATATAAAGACAGCAGCAAAATGGCTAACCGGATAAAAGTTGAAAAACCTTCACCAGAATCAGAGGTCAGTTCACCCATAAAAATTAAAGGGAAAGCCCGTGGAAACTGGTTTTTTGAAGGCAGCGCTCCCGTAGAACTTGTAGATCAGGAAGGCAATGAACTGGCGAGAACAAACATCCGGGCCCTGGATGAATGGATGACAGAAGATTTTGTGGATTTCAGTGGTACCCTCAAATTTGAACCTCCTGAGGTAGAATCTGGTTATCTCGTTTTTTTCAGGGCTAATCCTTCTGATATTGCTGAAAAGGAAGAAACCTTGCGAGTACCGGTGAAGTTTCCACAAAAATAA
- a CDS encoding branched-chain amino acid aminotransferase yields MVDIQKTSNSKIDKVNFDDLVFGQVFTDHMMECDYRDGKWQKPVIKPYGPLSLDPSAKVLHYGQAVFEGMKAYKDKDENIWLFRPDENFKRINRSSKRLAIPEFPEDYFFESLNALLKLDSEWIQKGFGNSLYIRPFVIATEKGVSASPAKEYKFMIICSPAQAYYSGEVRVKFSEDYSRAADGGVGFAKAAGNYGAQFFPTNIAKEEGFQQIVWTDANAHEFLEEAGTMNIFFRIGDKLVTAPISDRILDGVTRKSVLQLADEYNIETEVRRVTVKEIVEAAKKGELKEMFGSGTATVINPISGFGYKGEKYELPKLEDSYARFFKDKLMKIQYNEAEDKFGWRYKVK; encoded by the coding sequence ATGGTCGATATACAAAAAACTTCCAATTCAAAAATAGATAAGGTAAATTTTGATGACCTCGTTTTCGGACAGGTTTTTACCGACCATATGATGGAATGTGATTACAGGGATGGAAAATGGCAAAAACCGGTAATTAAACCTTACGGTCCACTTAGCCTGGATCCTTCTGCTAAAGTCTTGCATTATGGGCAGGCGGTTTTTGAAGGAATGAAGGCTTATAAAGATAAAGATGAAAATATCTGGCTTTTCCGTCCTGACGAAAATTTTAAGAGGATCAATCGCTCCAGTAAACGTCTTGCAATCCCTGAATTTCCAGAAGATTATTTTTTTGAGTCGCTGAATGCTCTTTTGAAGCTGGATAGCGAGTGGATCCAAAAAGGCTTTGGAAACAGCCTGTATATTAGGCCTTTCGTAATAGCAACCGAAAAAGGTGTTTCAGCATCGCCCGCCAAAGAATATAAGTTTATGATCATTTGCTCTCCTGCCCAGGCTTATTACAGTGGGGAGGTGCGGGTAAAATTTTCAGAAGATTACAGCCGTGCGGCCGATGGAGGGGTTGGTTTTGCCAAAGCAGCCGGAAATTACGGCGCACAGTTTTTCCCTACCAATATTGCCAAGGAAGAAGGTTTTCAGCAAATTGTCTGGACCGATGCAAATGCTCATGAGTTCCTGGAAGAGGCGGGAACGATGAATATTTTCTTTAGAATAGGAGATAAACTTGTAACCGCTCCAATAAGTGATCGAATTCTGGACGGTGTAACCCGAAAAAGCGTTCTTCAGCTGGCTGATGAATACAATATTGAAACCGAGGTAAGACGTGTAACGGTGAAAGAAATTGTGGAAGCTGCTAAAAAAGGTGAGTTGAAAGAAATGTTCGGTTCAGGAACCGCTACGGTGATAAATCCTATTTCAGGCTTCGGATACAAGGGAGAAAAATATGAATTACCAAAACTGGAAGATTCGTATGCGCGTTTCTTTAAAGACAAGCTTATGAAGATCCAGTACAATGAAGCTGAAGACAAGTTTGGTTGGAGGTATAAGGTGAAATAA
- the mnmD gene encoding tRNA (5-methylaminomethyl-2-thiouridine)(34)-methyltransferase MnmD, protein MERKIIKTGDGSVTIHLPEWDEQYHSKHGAVQEARHVFLKMGLHHFLDEHPKKQKIDILEIGFGTGLNAFLSLLEAEKLKRKIIYTGVEAFPVSSEEVASLNYPEAAGAINRAEDFKQLHQLEWEKEAQVTSAFTLEKQKKKFQEIEDVNSYDIIYFDAFGARVQPELWTEEIFQKMYRALKKEGVLVTYAAKGSVRRALIACGFVVAKLPGPPGKREMLRAVKN, encoded by the coding sequence ATGGAAAGAAAGATCATAAAAACAGGCGATGGTTCAGTTACCATTCATTTACCGGAATGGGATGAGCAATATCATTCAAAACATGGAGCGGTACAGGAGGCCAGGCATGTTTTTTTGAAAATGGGACTTCATCACTTTCTGGACGAGCATCCAAAAAAGCAAAAAATCGATATTCTTGAAATAGGATTTGGAACAGGATTGAATGCCTTTCTCAGCCTTTTGGAAGCTGAAAAACTAAAAAGGAAAATAATCTATACCGGTGTGGAGGCTTTTCCCGTGTCTTCAGAAGAAGTAGCTTCATTAAATTATCCTGAAGCTGCCGGAGCTATAAACAGGGCTGAAGATTTCAAGCAATTACATCAGTTGGAATGGGAAAAGGAAGCGCAGGTAACCTCTGCTTTTACTCTTGAAAAGCAGAAAAAGAAATTCCAGGAAATTGAAGACGTCAATTCTTACGATATTATCTATTTTGATGCTTTTGGAGCACGCGTCCAGCCGGAGCTGTGGACTGAAGAGATTTTTCAGAAAATGTACCGGGCACTCAAAAAAGAGGGTGTGCTTGTAACTTATGCGGCAAAAGGAAGTGTTCGGAGAGCCTTGATCGCCTGTGGTTTTGTTGTGGCAAAGCTTCCCGGCCCTCCCGGAAAGCGAGAAATGTTAAGGGCTGTTAAAAATTAA
- a CDS encoding TIGR01777 family oxidoreductase has protein sequence MRVLITGATGMIGSELTRLCHEKGINVNYLTTSKSKISKDEKYKGFYWDPQSGEIEAGCLEGVKTIIHLAGASIAEPWSPSYKRKIVKSRTETAALLLKTLKENSHQVGNFISASAIGYYPSSLQKLYHEDFPHASDTFVGEVVTKWEAAADEFEKVGLDVAKIRIGLVLAEDGGMLTKIKKPVSINLGAPLGSGKQWQSWIHIEDLGQIFLFAIENELSGIFNAVAPNPVNNKELTKELAQQMGKKIWLPNVPSFVLKGLLGEMSEIVLSSQLVSSEKIQSLGYNFQFKNLSRALADLT, from the coding sequence ATGCGGGTATTAATTACGGGTGCAACAGGAATGATAGGTTCAGAGCTCACGAGGTTATGCCATGAAAAAGGAATAAATGTAAATTACCTTACCACAAGTAAATCAAAAATTTCAAAAGACGAAAAATATAAAGGATTTTACTGGGACCCTCAAAGTGGCGAGATCGAAGCCGGCTGTCTGGAAGGCGTTAAAACAATTATTCACCTGGCCGGAGCCAGTATCGCTGAGCCCTGGTCACCTTCTTACAAGAGAAAGATCGTTAAAAGCCGTACCGAAACTGCGGCTCTTCTGCTAAAGACACTTAAGGAAAATTCCCATCAGGTCGGGAATTTTATTTCGGCCAGCGCCATTGGGTATTATCCGAGTTCCCTTCAGAAATTATATCACGAAGATTTCCCCCACGCATCTGATACCTTCGTGGGAGAAGTCGTAACAAAATGGGAAGCCGCGGCTGATGAATTTGAAAAAGTAGGCCTTGATGTGGCTAAGATTCGTATAGGCCTTGTTCTGGCCGAAGATGGAGGCATGCTTACCAAAATAAAAAAGCCTGTTTCTATAAATTTGGGCGCTCCCCTGGGAAGCGGAAAACAGTGGCAGTCATGGATCCATATTGAAGATCTTGGGCAAATTTTTCTTTTTGCCATAGAAAATGAACTCAGCGGAATTTTTAATGCGGTGGCTCCAAATCCTGTAAATAATAAAGAACTTACCAAAGAACTGGCGCAGCAAATGGGAAAAAAGATTTGGCTGCCAAATGTTCCTTCGTTTGTTTTGAAAGGCTTGTTGGGAGAGATGTCAGAAATTGTACTTTCGAGTCAGTTAGTGAGTTCTGAAAAAATCCAGAGCCTCGGGTATAATTTTCAGTTTAAGAACCTTTCCCGCGCTCTCGCCGATCTTACCTGA
- a CDS encoding nucleotide exchange factor GrpE gives MSKKEKAQKDKEEIKDQVEEAIDHAIDEVEESEESNVEENETSEGEFSEEERLKEDLQKEKDKFLRLFAEFENYKRRTAKERLDLFKTANQEVMTAMLPVLDDFDRAMNELKKSGDENLMKGVELIHNKLKETLRAKGLERVEVEKGDSFDAEKHEAITQIPAPSDDLKGKIVDVVEPGYKLGERIIRYPKVVTGQ, from the coding sequence ATGAGTAAAAAAGAAAAAGCTCAAAAAGATAAAGAAGAGATCAAAGATCAGGTAGAAGAAGCCATCGATCATGCTATCGACGAAGTTGAGGAATCTGAAGAATCTAATGTGGAAGAGAACGAAACTTCGGAAGGGGAATTCTCTGAAGAAGAGCGTCTCAAAGAGGATCTTCAGAAAGAAAAAGATAAATTCTTAAGACTTTTTGCTGAATTCGAGAATTACAAAAGAAGAACTGCCAAAGAAAGGCTCGACCTGTTCAAAACTGCCAATCAGGAAGTAATGACTGCCATGCTGCCGGTTTTAGATGATTTTGACAGGGCGATGAATGAGCTTAAAAAATCTGGAGATGAAAATCTTATGAAAGGTGTAGAACTCATTCACAATAAACTTAAAGAAACACTTCGCGCTAAAGGTCTTGAAAGAGTAGAAGTGGAGAAAGGTGATAGTTTTGATGCTGAAAAGCATGAAGCAATCACACAAATCCCTGCTCCTTCAGACGATTTGAAAGGCAAAATAGTTGATGTTGTGGAACCCGGGTACAAGCTGGGAGAAAGGATCATTCGCTATCCGAAAGTAGTCACAGGACAGTAA
- the dnaJ gene encoding molecular chaperone DnaJ: MKEDYYEILGVSKNASAAEIKKAYRKMALKYHPDKNPGDAKAEEMFKKSAEAYEVLGNEQKRAKYDRFGHQAFDGGGFGGGGMNMEDIFSQFGDIFGGGFGGGFSGFGGGFGGGQRRTKGSNLRIRVSLNLEEIANGCEKKIKVKRKVTAPGTTYKTCPTCKGTGQVTRVTNTILGRMQTASPCGTCQGSGQIIDQKPDNADVHGLVTKEETVSIKIPAGVEDGMQLKVSGKGNDAPGNGIPGDLLVAIEEKEHETLQREGDNLHYDLYISFSEAALGTSKEIDTVTGKVRIKIEEGVQSGKILRLRGKGISSINGYGKGDLLVHVNVWTPKTLNREQKEFFEKMANDENFIPNPEKSDKSFFEKVKDMFS, translated from the coding sequence ATGAAAGAAGATTATTACGAAATATTAGGAGTTAGTAAGAATGCTTCAGCAGCAGAGATAAAGAAGGCGTACCGAAAGATGGCCCTCAAATATCACCCTGATAAGAATCCGGGTGATGCAAAGGCAGAGGAAATGTTCAAGAAATCTGCCGAGGCTTATGAGGTGCTGGGAAATGAGCAGAAGCGCGCCAAATATGACCGTTTTGGCCATCAGGCCTTTGATGGCGGCGGATTTGGCGGCGGCGGAATGAATATGGAAGATATTTTCAGCCAGTTTGGAGATATTTTCGGCGGCGGATTTGGCGGCGGCTTTTCAGGTTTTGGCGGCGGATTTGGCGGTGGCCAAAGACGCACCAAAGGAAGCAACCTTCGCATTCGCGTAAGTTTGAATCTTGAAGAGATCGCCAACGGCTGTGAAAAGAAAATTAAGGTAAAAAGAAAAGTTACCGCACCCGGAACTACCTATAAAACCTGCCCAACCTGTAAGGGAACCGGCCAGGTTACCCGCGTGACAAATACTATTTTGGGCAGAATGCAAACGGCTTCCCCTTGTGGTACCTGCCAGGGATCCGGTCAAATTATCGATCAGAAACCCGATAATGCCGATGTCCACGGTTTGGTAACCAAAGAGGAAACAGTTTCGATTAAAATTCCTGCCGGTGTAGAAGACGGGATGCAGCTGAAAGTTTCAGGAAAAGGTAATGATGCGCCCGGAAACGGTATTCCCGGTGATTTGCTGGTAGCTATTGAAGAAAAAGAACATGAAACGCTGCAAAGGGAAGGGGATAACCTCCATTATGACCTTTATATAAGTTTTTCAGAAGCTGCTTTGGGTACTTCAAAAGAAATTGACACGGTTACCGGCAAAGTGCGTATTAAAATTGAGGAAGGAGTACAATCTGGTAAGATCCTTCGCCTTCGCGGAAAAGGAATTTCGAGTATAAATGGTTATGGAAAAGGAGACCTTCTGGTGCACGTAAATGTATGGACGCCAAAAACGCTGAACCGGGAACAAAAGGAATTTTTTGAGAAAATGGCCAATGACGAGAATTTTATTCCAAATCCCGAAAAAAGCGACAAATCATTCTTTGAAAAAGTTAAAGATATGTTTTCTTAA
- a CDS encoding ABC transporter ATP-binding protein, protein MENLLVAENIYKRFGNFTALNNVSINIPKESIFGLLGPNGAGKTTLLRIINQITMPDEGKVIFDGRPLHPDDVQLIGYLPEERGLYKSMKVGEQAMYLARLKGLSKADAQERLKYWFGKLGIEGWWDKKIQELSKGMAQKVQFVITVLHRPKLLIFDEPFSGFDPVNANIIRDEILQLKQEGATILFSTHRMESVEELCDYMALIHKSNKLLDGKVSEIKKKYKSNTFEVGLHAIDEATLKAELESRFEVGPAKFKSINEDLKLSIKLKENESSNELIQFLLSRAKINHFVEVIPSVNDIFIKTVTQNA, encoded by the coding sequence ATGGAAAATCTTTTGGTTGCAGAAAATATCTATAAACGCTTCGGAAATTTCACTGCACTCAACAACGTTTCAATCAATATTCCTAAAGAAAGTATATTCGGATTATTAGGTCCCAATGGCGCGGGAAAAACTACTCTTCTGCGTATAATCAATCAAATAACCATGCCCGATGAAGGCAAGGTTATTTTTGATGGCAGGCCTTTACATCCTGATGATGTTCAATTAATTGGATATTTGCCCGAAGAACGGGGCTTGTACAAATCTATGAAAGTTGGCGAACAGGCCATGTACCTCGCACGGTTAAAAGGCCTGAGCAAAGCTGATGCCCAGGAAAGGCTGAAGTACTGGTTTGGAAAACTGGGGATCGAAGGCTGGTGGGACAAAAAAATCCAGGAACTTTCAAAAGGGATGGCTCAGAAAGTACAATTTGTCATTACCGTCCTTCACAGGCCCAAATTGTTGATCTTTGATGAACCTTTCAGCGGATTTGATCCTGTAAATGCCAATATTATCAGGGACGAGATCCTTCAGTTAAAGCAAGAAGGTGCCACTATTCTGTTTTCGACCCATCGAATGGAAAGCGTGGAGGAACTTTGCGATTATATGGCGCTGATCCATAAATCGAATAAACTTTTAGACGGAAAAGTCTCAGAGATCAAGAAAAAGTATAAATCAAATACTTTTGAAGTGGGGCTTCATGCCATTGATGAAGCCACTCTAAAAGCCGAATTGGAATCGAGATTTGAGGTGGGGCCGGCAAAGTTCAAAAGCATCAATGAAGATCTTAAACTCAGCATCAAATTAAAAGAAAATGAATCTTCCAATGAGTTGATCCAGTTTTTGCTCAGCCGGGCTAAAATCAACCATTTTGTGGAAGTTATCCCGTCAGTCAACGATATTTTCATTAAAACCGTCACTCAAAATGCGTAA
- a CDS encoding ABC transporter permease: MRNLRLIIQREYLARVRNKTFIIMTFLSPMIFVGMILLIAYLSMLNSTEQKIIAIHDETGMFTSEFKDKEQVQYLDFSDKSLEEARQTVLDNEYFGLIQIAKNTGNSNSPVEVEFYGKETPGFGTVENIEKTISDKLTREQLISKGIDVSQIDKAREHVSLDIQNFSGQRSSKMSNYIKMFFGGAAGYLLMMFIIIYGNMVMRSVIEEKTNRIIEIIVSSVKPFQLLLGKVLGTSLAGVTQFTIWIVLGFFLLVGISSFLGIDPMAAQMPATAAVNDMAKPELQQMMVDILKLPYASLLSFFIIYFIGGYFLYSSIYAAIGAAVDSETDTQQFMFPIIIPLILGIYVGFFSVVENPHGTVSTIFSMIPLTSPIVMLMRIPFGVPWYEILISILLLIATNFGVLWLSAKIYRVGILMYGKKPTYKEIYKWLKY; encoded by the coding sequence ATGCGTAATCTCCGCTTAATCATCCAAAGGGAATACCTGGCAAGGGTAAGGAACAAAACCTTTATCATCATGACCTTTTTGAGCCCGATGATCTTCGTGGGAATGATCCTGCTCATCGCTTATTTGAGCATGTTGAACAGCACCGAACAAAAGATCATTGCCATTCATGACGAGACCGGCATGTTTACTTCAGAATTTAAAGACAAGGAGCAGGTGCAGTATCTGGATTTTTCAGATAAAAGCCTGGAAGAAGCAAGGCAAACGGTACTTGATAACGAATATTTCGGACTCATTCAGATAGCTAAAAATACCGGAAACAGTAATTCTCCTGTCGAAGTGGAATTTTACGGAAAAGAAACTCCGGGTTTCGGAACAGTTGAAAATATTGAGAAGACCATTTCTGATAAATTAACGCGCGAACAACTTATCAGCAAGGGTATTGATGTTTCACAAATAGATAAGGCACGGGAGCATGTGAGTTTGGATATCCAGAATTTTTCGGGGCAGCGTAGTTCTAAAATGTCGAATTACATCAAGATGTTCTTTGGCGGAGCCGCAGGTTACCTGCTAATGATGTTCATTATCATTTATGGCAATATGGTGATGCGAAGTGTTATCGAGGAAAAAACCAATCGTATTATTGAAATTATCGTCTCTTCGGTCAAACCTTTTCAGCTTTTACTGGGAAAAGTACTTGGAACTTCCCTTGCGGGAGTTACCCAGTTTACTATATGGATCGTTTTGGGTTTCTTTTTGCTTGTAGGAATTTCTTCCTTCCTGGGAATAGACCCCATGGCTGCTCAAATGCCGGCTACCGCGGCAGTGAACGATATGGCAAAGCCTGAATTGCAGCAAATGATGGTCGATATTCTGAAATTGCCTTACGCCAGTCTTCTGAGTTTCTTTATAATTTATTTTATTGGCGGTTATTTTCTTTACAGCTCAATTTACGCTGCAATAGGTGCGGCAGTAGATAGTGAAACCGATACCCAGCAATTCATGTTTCCAATTATTATTCCCCTGATTTTGGGAATTTATGTTGGCTTCTTTTCGGTTGTCGAAAATCCGCATGGAACGGTCTCAACCATATTTTCAATGATTCCTTTAACTTCACCTATTGTAATGTTAATGAGAATTCCTTTTGGAGTACCATGGTATGAGATCTTAATATCGATATTGCTTCTAATCGCTACCAATTTTGGCGTATTGTGGCTTTCGGCTAAAATTTACAGGGTCGGGATCCTGATGTATGGCAAAAAACCAACTTATAAAGAGATCTACAAATGGCTTAAATATTAG
- a CDS encoding mechanosensitive ion channel family protein — translation MQDQTAKEKVTEVIHDDIWGSIKQFWEFGYTYTGNGDEVTISVGLIIIVILAFILTSLLLRLIRSFITSKLMEEDRMKFISVFKFIKYFVYVAVILITLSSAGIDVTILLTASAALFVGIGLALQELFQDVIGGVFIILDKSLLVGDIIEIEGRVARVFEIKLRTTRALTRDDKVMIIPNHKFISDTVYNYTQNHKTTRESVRVGVAYGSDVEKIREILLECAREQKGILKKPEPFVLFEDFGDSALLFALHFYESDSFVDPKVKSELRFKINHKFKLNDVTIPFPQRDVHMFYPRGMKNENDDERE, via the coding sequence ATGCAGGATCAAACGGCAAAAGAAAAGGTAACCGAAGTCATTCATGACGATATCTGGGGCAGCATTAAGCAGTTCTGGGAATTTGGTTACACCTATACTGGAAATGGCGATGAGGTCACCATTTCTGTAGGGCTTATCATTATTGTCATTCTTGCCTTCATTTTAACAAGTCTGCTGTTAAGGCTCATTCGTTCATTTATAACTTCCAAATTAATGGAAGAAGACCGGATGAAGTTTATTAGCGTCTTCAAGTTCATCAAATACTTTGTATATGTTGCGGTAATTCTTATAACCTTAAGTTCTGCCGGAATTGATGTGACCATTCTTTTAACGGCATCGGCAGCGCTTTTTGTGGGTATTGGTCTGGCATTGCAGGAGTTATTTCAGGATGTGATAGGAGGGGTTTTTATTATTTTAGATAAATCATTGCTGGTAGGCGATATTATCGAAATCGAAGGTCGGGTGGCTCGGGTTTTCGAAATAAAACTGCGTACCACCAGGGCTCTTACGCGGGATGATAAGGTGATGATCATTCCAAATCATAAATTCATTAGCGATACGGTATATAATTATACCCAAAACCATAAAACTACAAGGGAGAGTGTCAGGGTAGGAGTGGCTTACGGAAGTGATGTGGAGAAGATACGGGAAATTCTGCTGGAGTGTGCACGTGAACAAAAAGGAATTCTCAAAAAACCTGAACCTTTTGTTTTATTTGAAGATTTTGGTGATTCAGCTTTACTTTTTGCTTTACATTTTTATGAATCTGACAGCTTTGTTGATCCAAAAGTGAAAAGTGAGCTACGATTTAAGATCAATCATAAATTCAAACTTAATGATGTAACTATTCCATTTCCACAAAGGGATGTACATATGTTTTATCCCCGGGGGATGAAAAATGAAAATGATGATGAAAGGGAGTAA
- a CDS encoding DUF6268 family outer membrane beta-barrel protein, translated as MKMMMKGSKFLMVCAIFCVFLTAKGQNTDLARLEYTYFPQSSSDNSFRRFRTSIAFPIELKEGTYLMPGLEYRNVNFEYEDPAAFQTYDLDRFQSFTFSLGYTFQMNEFWRFGAEGGVKIASNFTLDKAINDDFIYTGALIFVKIKEDERYYKPTRLILGLRYSTTTGFPFPLPIINYYRRWNKNWSYMAGSPKSNLKYYFNEKNAVEAFVTLDGFFANIQEDFNVAPLRPGSDKIARSISMTVLLSGVGYEHSFTDHLKFYLYAGNTILNDIRFRDNKKNSIYTINDKNSIYARSGLKFSIF; from the coding sequence ATGAAAATGATGATGAAAGGGAGTAAATTTTTAATGGTTTGTGCAATTTTTTGTGTTTTCTTAACGGCAAAGGGACAAAATACCGATCTGGCGAGGCTTGAATACACGTATTTTCCCCAATCTTCTTCTGATAATTCCTTCAGAAGGTTTCGTACCTCTATAGCTTTTCCTATCGAGTTAAAGGAAGGCACTTATCTTATGCCGGGCCTGGAGTACAGAAATGTAAATTTTGAATATGAAGATCCGGCGGCTTTTCAAACTTATGATCTTGACCGGTTTCAGTCTTTTACTTTTAGCCTGGGATATACCTTTCAGATGAATGAATTCTGGCGTTTCGGAGCAGAAGGAGGAGTAAAGATTGCTTCCAACTTTACCCTTGACAAAGCCATCAATGACGATTTTATCTATACAGGAGCACTGATCTTCGTGAAGATAAAAGAAGATGAAAGATATTATAAACCCACACGGCTTATTCTCGGGTTGAGGTATTCTACCACCACAGGTTTTCCTTTTCCGCTTCCAATAATAAATTATTACAGGCGATGGAATAAGAACTGGTCTTACATGGCAGGTTCGCCTAAATCTAATTTAAAATATTATTTTAATGAAAAGAATGCGGTCGAAGCTTTTGTAACGCTTGACGGATTCTTTGCGAACATACAGGAAGATTTTAACGTGGCACCGCTTAGACCGGGAAGTGATAAGATTGCGAGAAGCATCTCCATGACGGTCTTATTGAGCGGGGTAGGCTATGAACACAGCTTTACCGATCATTTAAAATTTTATCTGTATGCCGGTAACACAATTTTGAACGACATTCGTTTCAGGGATAACAAAAAAAATAGTATATATACTATTAATGATAAGAATTCAATCTATGCCCGTAGCGGACTTAAATTTTCTATATTCTGA